From Nitratidesulfovibrio vulgaris str. Hildenborough, a single genomic window includes:
- the hmcC gene encoding sulfate respiration complex protein HmcC → MQHANTNKSLMTPGNIITGIILVMGLVLTVLRFTKGIGAVSNLDDNNPWGIWIGFDLLCGVALAAGGYVTSASCYLFGMKRYHSAVRPAITTAFLGYFFVVVALNYDLGHPLRLPYPLVYSQGTTSLLFEVGLCVATYLTVLFVEWSPAALEWLGLRKIRNVVVKLTLVLTIFGVVLSTLHQSSLGALFLIAPSKLHPLWYSSFLPVFFFISSMVAGLSMVIFEGSLAHKGMHHMMDETHLKEADGVVFGFGKAASFVLAGYFMIKVIDVTMDNDWHYLATGYGAWWLVEMLGFVALPSFLYALGVREKRIGVIRFASVLGVLGIVMNRFNVCLVAFNWQLPADQRYFPHWMEIGISVFIVTSIITVYRFIASRMPVLYEHPDYKDAH, encoded by the coding sequence ATGCAGCACGCCAACACCAACAAGTCGCTCATGACGCCGGGCAACATCATCACCGGCATCATCCTCGTCATGGGTCTGGTGCTGACCGTTCTTCGCTTCACGAAGGGCATCGGCGCCGTCTCGAACCTTGACGACAACAACCCCTGGGGCATCTGGATCGGCTTCGACCTGCTCTGCGGTGTGGCGCTCGCCGCCGGTGGCTATGTCACCTCGGCCTCGTGCTACCTGTTCGGCATGAAGCGCTACCACTCCGCAGTGCGCCCCGCCATCACCACGGCGTTCCTCGGCTACTTCTTCGTGGTCGTGGCACTGAACTACGACCTCGGTCATCCGCTGCGCCTGCCCTACCCGCTGGTCTACTCGCAGGGCACGACCTCGCTGCTCTTCGAAGTGGGTCTGTGCGTTGCCACCTACCTCACGGTGCTGTTCGTCGAATGGTCGCCTGCCGCCCTCGAGTGGCTCGGCCTTCGCAAGATCCGCAACGTGGTGGTGAAGCTCACGCTGGTGCTGACCATCTTCGGCGTGGTGCTCTCGACCCTGCACCAGTCGTCGCTGGGCGCACTGTTCCTCATCGCCCCGTCGAAGCTGCACCCGCTGTGGTACTCGTCGTTCCTGCCGGTGTTCTTCTTCATCTCGTCCATGGTGGCGGGCCTCTCGATGGTCATCTTCGAAGGCTCCCTCGCCCACAAGGGCATGCACCACATGATGGACGAGACGCACCTGAAGGAAGCCGACGGCGTCGTCTTCGGCTTCGGCAAGGCCGCTTCGTTCGTGCTGGCCGGCTACTTCATGATCAAGGTCATCGACGTGACCATGGACAACGACTGGCACTACCTCGCCACCGGTTACGGTGCGTGGTGGCTGGTGGAGATGCTCGGCTTCGTGGCGCTGCCCTCGTTCCTGTACGCCCTCGGCGTGCGCGAGAAGCGCATCGGCGTCATCCGCTTCGCCTCCGTGCTGGGCGTGCTCGGCATCGTGATGAACCGCTTCAACGTCTGCCTCGTCGCCTTCAACTGGCAGCTTCCGGCCGACCAGCGGTACTTCCCGCACTGGATGGAGATCGGCATATCGGTGTTCATCGTGACCTCGATCATCACCGTGTACCGCTTCATCGCGTCCCGGATGCCGGTCCTCTACGAGCACCCGGACTACAAGGACGCCCACTAG
- the hmcB gene encoding sulfate respiration complex iron-sulfur protein HmcB, translating to MDRRRFLTLLGSAGLTATVATAGTAKAASTGTFPGYKDSYGVLHDTTRCIGCRKCEQACNEVNKLPAPKAKFDDLTVLEKTRRTDADSWTVVNRYNAAGLDHPVFRKQQCNHCLEPACASACFVKAFTKNPDGSVTYDGSLCVGCRYCMVACPFNVPAFQYAEAFDPLIQKCTMCHPRLAEGKLPGCVEICPKEALTFGRRKDLVRIAHDRIRQNPGRYIDHVYGEQEMGGTAWMYLSGVPFSATGMNEELGTKSAPEYTAGALGAVPMVVGIWPILLTGAYAITKRKEKIAAEEQAEAVKQAVAASRAEADDKLKAALAKADKDKEAAVTREVKKAVDEARKTFEEELAAKEQPEAPEGDDAGKPGEDA from the coding sequence ATGGATCGCAGAAGATTCCTGACCCTGCTGGGAAGCGCCGGCCTTACCGCCACAGTGGCCACGGCGGGCACGGCCAAGGCCGCGTCCACGGGCACCTTCCCGGGATACAAGGACAGCTACGGGGTGCTGCACGACACCACCCGTTGCATCGGTTGCCGCAAGTGCGAGCAGGCCTGCAACGAAGTGAACAAGCTCCCCGCCCCCAAGGCCAAGTTCGACGACCTGACGGTTCTCGAAAAGACGCGTCGCACCGACGCCGACTCGTGGACCGTGGTCAACAGGTACAACGCTGCCGGGCTCGACCATCCGGTCTTCCGCAAGCAGCAGTGCAACCACTGTCTCGAACCGGCCTGCGCCTCGGCGTGTTTCGTCAAGGCCTTCACCAAGAACCCCGACGGCTCCGTCACCTATGACGGCAGCCTCTGCGTCGGCTGTCGCTACTGCATGGTCGCCTGCCCGTTCAACGTGCCGGCCTTCCAGTACGCCGAAGCCTTCGACCCGCTCATCCAGAAGTGCACCATGTGCCACCCGCGTCTGGCCGAGGGCAAGCTCCCCGGCTGCGTCGAGATATGCCCGAAGGAGGCCCTCACCTTCGGTCGCCGCAAGGACCTCGTGCGCATCGCCCATGACCGCATCCGCCAGAACCCCGGTCGTTACATCGACCACGTGTACGGCGAACAGGAAATGGGCGGCACCGCGTGGATGTACCTCTCGGGCGTGCCCTTCTCCGCGACCGGCATGAACGAGGAACTCGGCACCAAGTCGGCCCCTGAATACACCGCAGGCGCACTGGGTGCCGTGCCCATGGTCGTTGGCATCTGGCCCATCCTTCTGACGGGTGCCTATGCCATCACCAAGCGCAAGGAAAAGATCGCCGCCGAAGAGCAGGCCGAAGCCGTGAAGCAGGCCGTTGCTGCAAGCCGCGCCGAAGCCGACGACAAGCTCAAGGCTGCCCTTGCCAAGGCCGACAAGGACAAGGAGGCCGCCGTCACCCGCGAGGTGAAGAAGGCCGTCGACGAAGCGCGCAAGACCTTCGAGGAGGAACTGGCAGCGAAAGAGCAGCCCGAAGCCCCCGAAGGCGACGACGCCGGCAAGCCCGGGGAGGATGCGTAG
- the hmcA gene encoding sulfate respiration complex hexadecaheme cytochrome HmcA — protein sequence MRNGRTLLRWAGVLAATAIIGVGGFWSQGTTKALPEGPGEKRADLIEIGAMERFGKLDLPKVAFRHDQHTTAVTGMGKDCAACHKSKDGKMSLKFMRLDDNSAAELKEIYHANCIGCHTDLAKAGKKTGPQDGECRSCHNPKPSAASSWKEIGFDKSLHYRHVASKAIKPVGDPQKNCGACHHVYDEASKKLVWGKNKEDSCRACHGEKPVDKRPALDTAAHTACISCHMDVAKTKAETGPVNCAGCHAPEAQAKFKVVREVPRLDRGQPDAALILPVPGKDAPREMKGTMKPVAFDHKAHEAKANDCRTCHHVRIDTCTACHTVNGTADSKFVQLEKAMHQPDSMRSCVGCHNTRVQQPTCAGCHGFIKPTKSDAQCGVCHVAAPGFDAKQVEAGALLNLKAEQRSQVAASMLSARPQPKGTFDLNDIPEKVVIGSIAKEYQPSEFPHRKIVKTLIAGIGEDKLAATFHIEKGTLCQGCHHNSPASLTPPKCASCHGKPFDADRGDRPGLKAAYHQQCMGCHDRMKIEKPANTACVDCHKERAK from the coding sequence ATGAGGAACGGAAGGACACTGCTGCGATGGGCGGGAGTGTTGGCTGCCACCGCCATCATCGGCGTCGGCGGTTTCTGGTCACAGGGGACGACCAAGGCCCTCCCCGAAGGGCCGGGCGAAAAACGCGCCGACCTGATCGAGATCGGGGCCATGGAACGCTTCGGGAAGCTTGATCTTCCCAAGGTGGCGTTCCGCCACGACCAGCACACCACCGCCGTGACGGGCATGGGCAAGGACTGCGCCGCCTGTCACAAGAGCAAGGACGGCAAGATGTCGCTGAAGTTCATGCGGCTTGACGACAACAGCGCCGCTGAACTCAAGGAAATCTACCACGCCAACTGTATCGGCTGTCATACCGACCTCGCCAAGGCCGGTAAGAAGACCGGCCCGCAGGACGGCGAATGCCGCTCGTGCCACAACCCGAAGCCCTCTGCCGCCTCGTCGTGGAAGGAGATAGGCTTCGACAAGTCGCTGCACTACCGTCACGTGGCGTCCAAGGCCATCAAGCCCGTGGGCGACCCGCAGAAGAACTGCGGCGCTTGCCACCACGTCTATGACGAAGCTTCCAAGAAGCTCGTATGGGGTAAGAACAAGGAAGACTCGTGCCGCGCCTGTCACGGCGAGAAGCCCGTGGACAAGCGTCCCGCGCTCGACACCGCCGCCCACACCGCGTGCATCAGCTGCCACATGGACGTCGCCAAGACCAAGGCCGAGACCGGCCCGGTCAACTGCGCCGGCTGCCACGCCCCCGAGGCGCAGGCCAAGTTCAAGGTGGTACGCGAAGTGCCCCGCCTCGACCGCGGTCAGCCCGACGCCGCCCTCATCCTGCCCGTACCCGGCAAGGATGCCCCGCGCGAGATGAAGGGCACCATGAAGCCGGTCGCCTTCGACCACAAGGCCCACGAAGCCAAGGCCAACGACTGCCGCACCTGCCACCATGTGCGCATCGACACCTGCACCGCCTGCCATACCGTGAACGGTACCGCAGACAGCAAGTTCGTCCAGCTTGAAAAGGCCATGCACCAGCCCGACTCCATGCGCAGCTGCGTGGGTTGTCACAACACCCGCGTCCAGCAGCCCACCTGTGCCGGTTGCCACGGCTTCATCAAGCCCACGAAGAGCGATGCCCAGTGCGGCGTGTGCCACGTGGCCGCCCCCGGCTTCGACGCCAAGCAGGTCGAAGCGGGCGCATTGCTGAACCTCAAGGCAGAGCAGCGTTCGCAGGTTGCCGCCTCCATGCTGTCGGCCCGTCCGCAGCCCAAGGGCACCTTCGACCTCAATGACATCCCCGAAAAGGTCGTCATCGGCTCCATCGCCAAGGAATACCAGCCCAGCGAGTTCCCGCACCGCAAGATCGTGAAGACGCTCATCGCCGGTATCGGTGAAGACAAGCTGGCCGCCACCTTCCACATCGAGAAGGGCACGCTGTGCCAGGGCTGCCACCACAACAGCCCCGCCAGCCTCACCCCGCCCAAATGCGCGAGCTGCCACGGCAAGCCCTTCGACGCCGACAGGGGCGACCGTCCCGGTCTCAAGGCCGCCTACCACCAGCAGTGCATGGGCTGCCACGACCGGATGAAGATCGAAAAGCCGGCGAACACCGCCTGCGTCGATTGCCACAAGGAACGCGCGAAATAG